The genomic region TTACGTGCAATTGATCGTTTACGTGAATTAGATTTGTTGCATTGTCTTGAGTTGATCCACTTCCATTTAGGTTCACAAATAACGCGGATTCGCGATATTCAGAACAGCCTGAAAGAGTGTGCTCGTTATTACGCTGAACTTCATCAGATGGGCGTAAAGGTGGAGTGGGTTGATGTTGGTGGTGGTTTGGGAGTCGATTATGAAGGTACACGCTGCCAAAATGACTTTTCAGCAAACTACAGTATTGGTGAGTATGCTAATAATGTCGTGTTTGCCTTCCATAATGTGTGTGAGCAATACGAACTTCCTCACCCTAATTTGATTTCGGAATCTGGTCGAGCTGTGACGGCACATCATGCGATGATGATTGCAGATGTTTTTTCTCACGGCGCTGAGCTTTTACCGATTGAGGAGCCAGCAGAAAATAGTGAGCTAGAGTTGCAGCGTCTTTGGGCATCTTACCAAAGTTTAAAACGTGAGAGCCAAGAAGATAGTCGATCTTTGGTCGAGATTTATCATGATTTGCTCGATGACTTTAATGATAGTTTGGCCTTGTATAATCATGGTCAGCTTAATCTGTCACAAAGAGCACAAGCAGAAAACCTATTTTTATCAGCATGCCGAAACTTATTACCTCGCTTGGACAATCGAAATAGAGGCCATCGTGCGGTAATTGATGAACTTAACGAGCGTTTAGCTGAAAAGTTGTTTGTTAATTTATCCGTATTTCAGTCTATGCCTGATGCGTGGGGGATCGATCAATTGTTCCCTGTGTTGCCTTTGCAGGGATTGGATCAGGCGCCTTCTTTTAGAGGTAAAATCCAAGATGTTACCTGTGACTCTGATGGTTGTTTGTATAGCTATGTTGATGGTCAAGGTATTGAATCTTCTCTACCGTTACCTCCGCCGCCGCCAAAAGGTGAAGACTACTTAATGGGCTTTTTCTTGGTTGGTGCTTATCAAGAAACTCTAGGTGATTTGCATAACTTATTTGGTGACACTTGTTCCGTGGATGTTTATTTAACGGATGATGGCTTCAGAATTGACCATATATTAAAAGGCGACAGCGTTAAGGATGTGCTTAAGTACGTTAGTTATAATGAGCATGAGTTGATGAAGGGTTATCAAGATAAAGTAGCGGCAAGCCCACTTAGTCAAGAAGAACAAGTTACTTTACTAGCAACCTATAAAAAAGTACTTGAAGGTACGACGTACCTGACTCAGGTATAACTGAACCAGCGTGATAGCAACACAACCTATTTTGGAGATAGTTTAGTATGAGTAATGTAAAAGTGGCCTGCGTTCAAATGTCGGTCAGTACAGACTTTCAAGCAAACTTAGATAATGCGGTGGCACAAGTAAGAGAAGCCGCTGCAAATCAGGCTAATATTATTTTGTTACAAGAATTGTTTATGGGGCCATACTTTTGTATTGATCAAAAGCCTGCTTATTTCGACTGGGCGCAACCTGTAAGCGATTGTTTGGCAATTCAGACTATGAGTAAGCTTGCGAAAGAGCTAGGTGTGGTCTTGCCTATTAGCTTTTTTGAACGCGATGGTAATGTTTTCTATAACTCTTTGGTAATGATTGATGCCAATGGTGATGTCATGGATTTGTATCGTAAAACGCACATTCCAGATGGCCCTGGCTACCAAGAAAAGTATTACTTCACACCAGGTAATACTGGTGTGAAAGTTTGGGATACGCAGTTTGGTCGAATTGGCTGTGGTATCTGTTGGGATCAGTGGTTTCCAGAGTTAGCTCGTGAACTAGCACTAAAAGGGGCAGAACTTATTTTTTACCCTACAGCAATTGGCTCTGAACCGCCTTATCCGGAATGGGATTCTAAGGACCATTGGCAGCGGACCATGCAAGGGCATTCTGCCGCGAATATGGTGCCAGTTATTGCTGCAAACCGTATTGGACGAGAAGAAGGTGAAAATAGCTTTATCCAGTTCTATGGCTCTTCTTTTATGACTGATGAAATGGGTGCTATGAAGTGTGTGGCTGGTCGAGACGAAAGTACTATCTTGTATTCTGAGTATGATTTAGAGGCAATTCGTAAAGCGCGTCAATCATTTGGTTTGTTTCGTGATCGCCGTCCGGATCGATATCAAGCGATTACTGCTGGTGCCGGTATTACTTGGGGAAAGTAAGGTTAAAAGCAAAAAAGTGCCCGCATAAAGCGGGCACAAAGCTTTCCTTATCCTTATTGATACAAAGGGGGAATATCAACAAGGTAGATCTATTTGCACTTGGCTTTTGGAAGCCTAAAGTTAGCGTATAAAATAGTGCAAGGCTTGTGTTTTTAACACCCTGACGGCAATGTAAAGCGAATTAAGTGCTTTGATTACAAGGCTAAGTAGAAGCACATCCTCGTCAGTATAGATCTGTCCAGAACTTAGGTATTAACTATAGTATGAGATTTTAACTCTGGCCTGAACTTTAAATAGATGCGAGCATATTATGCTTCTGCGGCTAGTTAAAAGATCCACCTATTTATTTTAGAGAGTCGATGAACGTATTTAGTTCCCCTACAAAATTACCTTATTTTGCGATCATGTTGTCTAGTAAACTAATGTTGAATGACTTAACCTACCGCATTATGGCTGAAAAAATGCTCGAATTAGCGCAAGGCCAACCTGGCTACCTTGGTGCTGAATACGGTTCGGGAGAAATGGATCTGCTGATGACTTATTGGCAAACGCAGC from Marinomonas rhizomae harbors:
- the speA gene encoding biosynthetic arginine decarboxylase, with product MKPWSIKDSMELYNVSHWSSDFFSINDKGRVIALPDRENSIDLTELSVALKQQGIPYPCLVRFPNILHSRIEKITNSFQQAIDYYNYQSKYAIVYPIKVNQQRRVVEEIAACQPDNAATVGLEAGSKPELMAVLAMHKNADGIIVCNGYKDREFIHLALMAEKMGHQVFIVVEKMHELDWILEEADKIGVQPRIGIRIRLASTCTTHWGNSGGEKSKFGLTTSQLLRAIDRLRELDLLHCLELIHFHLGSQITRIRDIQNSLKECARYYAELHQMGVKVEWVDVGGGLGVDYEGTRCQNDFSANYSIGEYANNVVFAFHNVCEQYELPHPNLISESGRAVTAHHAMMIADVFSHGAELLPIEEPAENSELELQRLWASYQSLKRESQEDSRSLVEIYHDLLDDFNDSLALYNHGQLNLSQRAQAENLFLSACRNLLPRLDNRNRGHRAVIDELNERLAEKLFVNLSVFQSMPDAWGIDQLFPVLPLQGLDQAPSFRGKIQDVTCDSDGCLYSYVDGQGIESSLPLPPPPPKGEDYLMGFFLVGAYQETLGDLHNLFGDTCSVDVYLTDDGFRIDHILKGDSVKDVLKYVSYNEHELMKGYQDKVAASPLSQEEQVTLLATYKKVLEGTTYLTQV
- the aguB gene encoding N-carbamoylputrescine amidase — protein: MSNVKVACVQMSVSTDFQANLDNAVAQVREAAANQANIILLQELFMGPYFCIDQKPAYFDWAQPVSDCLAIQTMSKLAKELGVVLPISFFERDGNVFYNSLVMIDANGDVMDLYRKTHIPDGPGYQEKYYFTPGNTGVKVWDTQFGRIGCGICWDQWFPELARELALKGAELIFYPTAIGSEPPYPEWDSKDHWQRTMQGHSAANMVPVIAANRIGREEGENSFIQFYGSSFMTDEMGAMKCVAGRDESTILYSEYDLEAIRKARQSFGLFRDRRPDRYQAITAGAGITWGK